In one window of Halomarina pelagica DNA:
- a CDS encoding ATP-grasp domain-containing protein gives MLRLAVTTRAETYERIEAPLRERGVEIGHVDLTEGTVALSDPPVDAFDAGFVYPGRLPEGGVADALLGVPWVNDREAILRSRHKAEALARLDRAGVPVPETVMLSSPADEADLRAAFERFDPPVVVKPNSTTRGTGVTRVHDLDSVLGVADYLSLLHEFPATGDRSFLLQEYLPDARDYRAMVVDGRYVGAVERRLPEHALEDGGWKHNVHRGAEATGAALPGDLRRLAEDAAAALDVPYLGVDLLVSGGRAVVNETNARPTVDDETKYEPGFYDDLAALIRRTAERGR, from the coding sequence ATGCTCCGCCTCGCGGTCACGACGCGTGCCGAGACGTACGAACGGATCGAGGCTCCCCTCCGCGAGCGCGGCGTCGAGATCGGGCACGTGGACCTCACCGAGGGGACCGTCGCGCTCTCCGACCCGCCCGTCGACGCGTTCGACGCGGGGTTCGTCTACCCGGGTCGCCTGCCGGAGGGCGGCGTCGCCGACGCCCTCCTCGGCGTGCCGTGGGTGAACGACCGCGAGGCGATCCTGCGCTCGCGGCACAAGGCCGAGGCGCTCGCCCGCCTCGACCGCGCCGGCGTCCCCGTCCCCGAGACGGTGATGCTCTCCAGCCCGGCCGACGAGGCGGACCTCCGGGCCGCGTTCGAGCGCTTCGACCCGCCGGTGGTCGTGAAACCCAACTCCACCACGCGCGGGACGGGCGTGACGAGAGTCCACGACCTCGACTCGGTGCTCGGCGTCGCGGACTACCTCTCGCTGCTCCACGAGTTCCCCGCGACCGGCGACCGGTCGTTCCTGCTCCAGGAGTACCTCCCCGACGCGCGCGACTACCGCGCGATGGTCGTGGACGGTCGGTACGTCGGCGCGGTCGAGCGCCGCCTCCCCGAGCACGCCCTCGAGGACGGCGGGTGGAAGCACAACGTCCACCGCGGGGCCGAGGCGACGGGCGCGGCGCTCCCGGGGGACCTCAGACGGCTCGCGGAGGACGCCGCCGCGGCGCTCGACGTGCCGTACCTCGGCGTGGACCTGCTCGTCAGCGGCGGGCGCGCGGTGGTGAACGAGACGAACGCCCGGCCCACCGTCGACGACGAGACGAAGTACGAACCCGGCTTCTACGACGACCTCGCCGCGCTGATCCGGCGGACGGCCGAGCGGGGGCGGTGA
- a CDS encoding matrixin, with protein MTVRALVLALVVLLAGCSAQVPPVPSVDSVRDGGSSSPWGEETLTVALRYDASTDRDFAPLVSRALAYWEAHAAEYAGYAVDYRLVPDAADPDVVVTVVEEIPDCGTEEHAAGCAPHVTRGPVERPVRVQVRTGFSDASTVQVLKHEFGHILGLDHGDPPLGVMTARSELTTLPRPNATERAFPWNHTTLSVAVDLAAVPASERDAVRRQIDAALDYYDRGADGTVPENVSFEYVASPERADVAIRFTERSPCHEGPASCGTLSGPDPDGDGAMETYTDLTITLTGIDADAVAWHVARWLGTGFGFDEESEFPEPLRRDATAREQRSEWWR; from the coding sequence ATGACCGTTCGCGCCCTCGTCCTCGCGCTCGTCGTCCTGCTCGCGGGCTGTTCGGCGCAGGTTCCGCCCGTTCCGTCGGTCGATTCCGTGCGGGACGGCGGCTCCAGCTCCCCGTGGGGGGAGGAGACGCTCACCGTCGCCCTCCGGTACGACGCGAGCACGGACCGCGACTTCGCGCCGCTCGTCTCGCGGGCACTGGCCTACTGGGAGGCGCACGCGGCGGAGTACGCGGGGTACGCCGTCGACTATCGCCTCGTCCCCGACGCCGCCGACCCGGACGTCGTCGTCACCGTCGTCGAGGAGATCCCCGACTGCGGCACCGAGGAGCACGCCGCCGGGTGCGCCCCGCACGTCACGCGCGGTCCCGTCGAGCGCCCCGTCCGCGTGCAGGTGCGGACGGGCTTCTCCGACGCCTCCACGGTACAGGTGCTGAAACACGAGTTCGGCCACATCCTCGGACTCGATCACGGCGACCCGCCCCTGGGGGTGATGACCGCCCGATCGGAACTCACGACGCTCCCGCGGCCGAACGCCACCGAGCGCGCCTTCCCGTGGAACCACACGACGCTCTCGGTCGCGGTCGACCTCGCCGCCGTCCCCGCGAGCGAGCGCGACGCCGTCCGCCGCCAGATCGACGCCGCGCTCGACTACTACGACCGCGGGGCCGACGGGACCGTCCCCGAGAATGTCTCCTTCGAGTACGTCGCGTCGCCCGAGCGCGCCGACGTCGCGATCCGCTTCACCGAGCGGTCGCCGTGCCACGAGGGACCCGCCTCCTGCGGGACGCTCTCCGGTCCCGACCCGGACGGGGACGGCGCGATGGAGACCTACACGGACCTCACGATCACGTTGACGGGGATCGACGCCGACGCGGTCGCGTGGCACGTCGCCCGCTGGCTCGGGACGGGCTTCGGCTTCGACGAGGAGTCCGAGTTCCCCGAACCGCTCCGGCGCGACGCGACCGCGCGCGAGCAACGGAGCGAGTGGTGGCGGTAG
- a CDS encoding 50S ribosomal protein L16, translating into MADKPASMYRDIDKPPYTRREYITGIPGSKVAQYKMGDIDADPDDYPVQISLVVDEAVQIRHGSLEASRLSANRHLIKNLGEKNYKMILRKFPHQILRENKQATGAGADRVSDGMRQSFGKIVGTAARIDKGDRVFTIWCQPEQAPVAKDALRRAYNKVSPPCRIVVERGEELLVA; encoded by the coding sequence ATGGCCGACAAACCCGCCTCGATGTACCGGGACATCGACAAGCCTCCCTACACGCGACGGGAGTACATCACGGGGATCCCCGGTTCGAAGGTCGCCCAGTACAAGATGGGCGACATCGACGCGGACCCCGACGACTACCCTGTCCAGATCAGCCTCGTCGTGGACGAGGCCGTGCAGATCCGCCACGGATCGCTCGAGGCCTCGCGCCTGTCCGCCAACCGCCACCTCATCAAGAACCTCGGCGAGAAGAACTACAAGATGATCCTCCGCAAGTTCCCCCACCAGATCCTGCGGGAGAACAAGCAGGCGACCGGCGCGGGCGCGGACCGCGTCTCCGACGGCATGCGCCAGTCGTTCGGGAAGATCGTCGGCACCGCCGCCCGGATCGACAAGGGCGACCGCGTGTTCACCATCTGGTGTCAGCCCGAGCAGGCTCCCGTCGCCAAGGACGCGCTCCGCCGCGCGTACAACAAGGTCTCGCCGCCGTGTCGCATCGTCGTCGAGCGCGGCGAGGAACTGCTCGTCGCCTGA
- a CDS encoding glutathione S-transferase family protein: MHQFVDGEWLSEEEVTATNEEGEFERQPTTFRDRVEDDPDAEFPVEPGRYHLYVSYACPWAHRTLVTRALKGLEDAVSVDVVDPYRDEDGWQFTPGKAGCTPDTVNGFDYLREAYVAADPNYTGRVTVPVLWDRREGTIVNNESKEIMRMLDTAFDDLAARDVDLYPEGYRDDVDRIIEEIYEPINNGVYRAGFADTQEAYERAVGELFDALDRWEEVLETRRYLAGDRLTEADVAMFTTLIRFDDVYHTTPTTLRKVSDSIDNVQCEQWRQIVDYAHLYPYLRDLYQLPGVADTVHFDHISEHYGSPGSPPGFDPKRLPADELALRLEAPHERDELPATEPFGR, from the coding sequence GTGCACCAGTTCGTCGACGGCGAGTGGCTCTCCGAGGAGGAGGTCACGGCCACCAACGAGGAGGGGGAGTTCGAGCGCCAGCCGACCACCTTCCGGGATCGAGTCGAGGACGACCCCGACGCAGAGTTCCCCGTCGAGCCCGGCCGCTATCACCTCTACGTCTCATACGCCTGCCCGTGGGCCCACCGGACGCTCGTCACGCGGGCGCTCAAGGGCCTGGAGGACGCCGTCAGCGTGGACGTGGTGGACCCCTACCGCGACGAGGACGGCTGGCAGTTCACCCCCGGGAAGGCGGGCTGCACGCCGGACACCGTAAACGGGTTCGACTACCTCCGGGAGGCGTACGTCGCCGCCGACCCGAACTACACCGGCCGGGTGACGGTGCCCGTCCTCTGGGACAGGCGGGAGGGGACCATCGTGAACAACGAGTCGAAGGAGATCATGCGGATGCTCGACACCGCGTTCGACGACCTCGCGGCGCGCGACGTGGACCTCTACCCGGAGGGCTACCGCGACGACGTGGACCGGATAATCGAGGAGATCTACGAGCCGATCAACAACGGCGTCTACCGCGCGGGCTTCGCAGACACGCAGGAGGCGTACGAGCGCGCGGTCGGCGAGTTGTTCGACGCGCTCGACCGCTGGGAGGAGGTGCTCGAGACGCGGCGCTACCTCGCCGGCGACCGCCTCACGGAGGCCGACGTCGCCATGTTCACCACCCTGATCCGGTTCGACGACGTCTACCACACCACCCCGACAACATTGCGCAAAGTCTCAGACTCAATCGACAATGTGCAGTGCGAGCAGTGGCGGCAGATCGTCGACTACGCTCACCTGTATCCGTACTTGCGCGATCTCTACCAGCTCCCCGGCGTGGCCGACACCGTCCATTTCGATCACATCAGCGAACACTACGGATCTCCCGGTTCGCCGCCCGGGTTCGATCCAAAGCGCCTGCCGGCCGATGAATTGGCGCTTCGACTCGAAGCCCCACACGAACGCGATGAACTGCCTGCTACCGAGCCATTCGGTCGATAA
- a CDS encoding phage/plasmid primase, P4 family has protein sequence MTEFAPNGVPEELRNRPQWVCWDSVIRNDKETKPPRSAAGGAAKSNDMATWSTFEQAVETAEQKGWGIGYMFADADPYVGIDLDTCLHEDGGPREWLPDLAPFARETFIERSPSGTGLHIILKGADVPTWWTNQERDVEDGRHEGVEVYDSGRFFTVTGDVLDISAETVAEAEAVDFDAWLEEAWLVFNDELPGEGDDGSAQGSRRTGGGQTGEVGLDVHDVISSAYTEGKRFAHPAHGSDTGANFLVDEGGETWRCWRHNCTGNALHLLGMEAGLLDCGEWVHREIPSETWREIFDYGRENGYDLPKRSGTPTPDAVQQAKAQARESTETDGGVGAEHPGGKTATTGGYTADEPIQRRIGSILAALAEEDITVQTAIHRVALVFLDHYSFVNPPEDAHGWRTTLYVYNDEDGIYEPRGERFIAETAERLLGDVLNNQQVNELIGRITRLSGVEKHDLDVPPNRLCVRNGILDLHTGELHDHTPDEYHRVKVDVEYDPEAECERIDEFLHEIVAPADVRTMYQLVAHTLYKEYAAEKAAMFVGDGRNGKSVFLDVLEHFAGPENVIHRSMQDLDGERFAANGLEGKLANVHPDMGDEKIRDLGTFKKLTGRDTMTADVKYEKPITFENFATLMFAANRMPAMDEDTHALWRRWIYVNFPNTFEPDGEDYIPKRVLMRELCTDEEFSGLLNRCVEEISEWWEGRDWFTDVMSPSRVREKMKRASEPVFDFATVCLTVDEGEFVTKEQVRQCYRQYAREEGLPTQEDNVFGEKILNIRDLPIEAGSRRIDGNREPVYNGIRLSSRGRQVLGLDTDGDEQQAGLGDGGPEGRAKTMLEVVRDFETDDSGVTQGMALGRATAHGLSIERAQEAWEKLKARGDIYEDPDGEYRSTN, from the coding sequence ATGACTGAGTTTGCCCCCAACGGCGTCCCGGAGGAGTTGAGAAACCGACCGCAGTGGGTCTGCTGGGACTCAGTCATCCGCAACGACAAGGAGACGAAGCCCCCCCGAAGCGCCGCCGGCGGCGCCGCCAAATCGAACGACATGGCGACATGGAGCACCTTCGAGCAGGCCGTTGAGACGGCCGAACAGAAGGGGTGGGGCATCGGCTATATGTTCGCCGACGCCGACCCGTACGTCGGCATCGACCTCGATACCTGCCTCCACGAGGACGGTGGCCCCCGCGAGTGGCTCCCTGACCTCGCGCCCTTCGCTCGCGAGACGTTTATCGAGCGCTCGCCGTCCGGGACAGGGCTTCACATCATTCTGAAGGGTGCCGACGTCCCGACGTGGTGGACGAATCAGGAGCGCGACGTCGAGGACGGCCGACATGAGGGCGTCGAAGTGTACGATAGTGGCCGCTTTTTCACCGTCACGGGAGACGTACTCGACATCTCCGCGGAGACGGTGGCCGAGGCCGAGGCCGTCGACTTCGATGCGTGGCTCGAAGAGGCGTGGCTCGTCTTTAACGACGAACTCCCCGGAGAGGGGGACGACGGGAGTGCTCAGGGCTCACGGCGAACCGGCGGGGGACAGACCGGCGAGGTCGGCCTCGACGTCCATGACGTCATCTCAAGCGCCTACACGGAAGGTAAGCGCTTTGCGCATCCCGCCCATGGCTCGGATACCGGAGCGAACTTCCTCGTTGATGAGGGGGGCGAAACATGGCGCTGTTGGCGCCATAACTGCACCGGCAACGCCCTCCACCTCCTCGGGATGGAAGCCGGCCTGCTCGACTGCGGCGAGTGGGTCCACCGGGAGATCCCATCGGAGACGTGGCGGGAGATTTTCGACTACGGGCGCGAGAACGGCTACGATCTCCCCAAGCGGTCGGGGACGCCGACACCCGACGCCGTCCAACAGGCCAAAGCGCAGGCGCGGGAGAGCACCGAGACGGACGGGGGTGTTGGGGCCGAACACCCCGGGGGTAAGACGGCAACAACCGGTGGCTACACGGCCGACGAGCCGATTCAACGCCGGATCGGCAGCATTCTCGCCGCGCTCGCGGAAGAGGACATTACCGTTCAGACGGCGATTCATCGCGTCGCACTCGTCTTCCTCGATCACTACTCGTTTGTCAACCCGCCGGAGGACGCCCACGGGTGGCGAACGACGCTGTACGTCTACAACGACGAGGACGGGATCTACGAGCCGCGAGGCGAACGCTTCATCGCAGAGACGGCTGAACGTCTCCTTGGCGACGTCCTCAACAATCAGCAGGTGAACGAACTTATCGGGCGTATCACGCGCCTCTCAGGCGTCGAGAAGCACGACCTCGACGTCCCGCCGAATCGTCTATGCGTACGTAACGGTATCCTCGATCTCCACACCGGCGAGTTGCACGACCACACGCCCGACGAGTACCACCGTGTGAAAGTGGACGTCGAGTACGACCCCGAGGCGGAGTGCGAGCGCATCGACGAGTTCCTTCATGAGATCGTCGCCCCGGCGGACGTCCGTACGATGTACCAACTCGTCGCGCACACCCTGTACAAGGAGTACGCGGCGGAGAAAGCCGCTATGTTCGTCGGCGATGGCCGCAACGGCAAGAGCGTCTTTCTCGACGTCCTTGAGCACTTCGCCGGCCCGGAGAACGTTATCCATCGGTCGATGCAGGATCTCGACGGCGAGCGCTTCGCCGCGAACGGTCTTGAGGGGAAACTCGCGAACGTCCATCCCGACATGGGCGACGAGAAGATTCGCGACCTCGGGACGTTCAAGAAGCTCACCGGGCGGGACACCATGACGGCTGACGTCAAGTACGAGAAGCCGATCACCTTCGAGAACTTCGCGACGTTGATGTTCGCCGCGAATCGGATGCCGGCGATGGACGAGGACACACACGCGCTGTGGCGACGGTGGATCTACGTCAACTTCCCCAACACCTTCGAACCGGACGGGGAGGACTACATCCCGAAGCGCGTGCTCATGCGCGAACTGTGCACTGACGAGGAGTTCTCGGGCCTGTTGAATCGGTGCGTCGAGGAGATCTCCGAGTGGTGGGAGGGCCGCGATTGGTTCACCGACGTCATGAGTCCGAGCCGGGTCCGCGAGAAGATGAAGCGCGCGTCCGAACCCGTGTTCGACTTCGCGACGGTCTGTCTCACCGTCGACGAAGGCGAGTTCGTGACGAAAGAGCAGGTTAGACAGTGCTACCGGCAGTACGCCCGCGAGGAGGGCCTTCCGACACAGGAGGACAACGTCTTCGGCGAGAAGATCCTCAACATTCGCGATCTCCCGATCGAAGCCGGATCCCGACGCATCGACGGCAACCGCGAGCCGGTGTACAACGGCATCCGCCTGAGTTCCCGCGGGCGACAGGTGCTCGGGCTCGACACCGACGGCGATGAGCAACAGGCCGGACTCGGCGACGGTGGCCCGGAAGGGCGCGCGAAGACCATGCTCGAAGTCGTGCGCGACTTCGAGACAGACGACAGTGGCGTCACGCAGGGCATGGCGCTCGGACGGGCGACAGCCCACGGCCTGAGTATCGAGCGCGCACAGGAAGCGTGGGAGAAGCTCAAGGCACGTGGCGACATCTACGAGGACCCCGACGGCGAGTACCGAAGCACAAACTAA
- a CDS encoding Hvo_1808 family surface protein codes for MRAVPASDRPPRSSRSRSSSSPSSPAPGRDAALVLVALLVTAGCAVPNLPLPIGSDGDDRLGWEGGYAATDPIAVRTADGLNRSEREAVVARTMARVEAIRGLEFTREVDVRVVSRAEYRDRRANATGGDGAFREQVWEAAFLVGERATVGEELDAVYGTSVAGYYAGGDVVVVSEGSTPTIDTRTLAHELVHALQDQHLGFGPDRRTFDGRLARDGLIEGDATAVEYAYEARCGAEWSCLPRPDRDGSGSTVPSNAYFALIQPYAEGPAFVNALRERGGWAAVNDAYDRVPASTEQVIHPARYPDEAPVEVRIEDRSSDGWTRFERDTPRTTLGEATIYAAFRANGVVEGGGRFDYSHPLSAGWAGDRLVPYRNGDAAGYVWRIEWDTERDAREFTRGYRDLLATRGATRGGNVYVIPEGDPYADAFRVTREGETVTVVNAPTRGALDDVHRVE; via the coding sequence GTGCGAGCGGTCCCGGCTTCGGACCGCCCGCCGCGCTCGTCGCGCTCGCGCTCGTCCTCGTCGCCCTCCTCGCCCGCGCCCGGTCGTGACGCCGCGCTCGTCCTCGTCGCCCTCCTCGTCACCGCGGGGTGTGCGGTCCCGAACCTCCCGCTCCCGATCGGGTCGGACGGCGACGACCGCCTCGGGTGGGAGGGCGGCTACGCGGCGACCGACCCGATCGCCGTGCGGACGGCCGACGGTCTCAACCGGAGCGAGCGCGAGGCGGTCGTCGCCCGGACGATGGCCCGCGTCGAGGCGATCCGCGGGCTCGAGTTCACCCGCGAGGTGGACGTGCGCGTCGTCTCTCGCGCCGAGTACCGCGACCGGCGGGCGAACGCGACCGGCGGCGACGGCGCGTTCCGCGAGCAGGTGTGGGAGGCGGCCTTCCTCGTCGGCGAGCGCGCGACCGTCGGCGAGGAACTCGACGCCGTCTACGGGACGTCCGTCGCCGGCTACTACGCCGGTGGGGACGTCGTCGTCGTCAGCGAGGGGTCGACGCCGACGATCGACACGCGGACGCTCGCCCACGAACTCGTCCACGCTCTCCAGGACCAGCACCTCGGGTTCGGTCCCGACCGGCGTACCTTCGACGGTCGCCTCGCCCGCGACGGCCTGATCGAGGGCGACGCCACCGCCGTCGAGTACGCCTACGAGGCGCGCTGCGGCGCGGAGTGGTCCTGTCTGCCGCGCCCCGATCGCGACGGCAGCGGGTCGACGGTCCCCTCGAACGCCTACTTCGCGCTCATCCAGCCCTACGCCGAGGGGCCGGCGTTCGTGAACGCCCTCCGCGAGCGCGGCGGCTGGGCAGCGGTGAACGACGCCTACGACCGCGTTCCGGCGAGCACCGAACAGGTGATCCACCCCGCCCGGTACCCCGACGAGGCCCCCGTGGAGGTTCGCATCGAGGACCGCTCGTCGGACGGCTGGACGCGCTTCGAGCGCGACACGCCCCGGACGACGCTCGGCGAGGCGACGATCTACGCGGCGTTCCGCGCCAACGGCGTCGTCGAGGGCGGCGGGCGCTTCGACTACTCGCACCCGCTCTCTGCGGGGTGGGCCGGCGATCGGCTCGTCCCCTACCGCAACGGCGACGCGGCGGGCTACGTCTGGCGGATCGAGTGGGATACCGAGCGCGACGCCCGCGAGTTCACGCGGGGGTACCGCGACCTGCTCGCCACCCGCGGCGCGACCCGGGGCGGGAACGTCTACGTGATCCCCGAGGGTGACCCCTACGCCGACGCCTTTCGGGTGACGCGCGAGGGGGAGACGGTGACCGTCGTGAACGCGCCGACCCGCGGGGCGCTCGACGACGTCCACCGCGTCGAGTGA
- a CDS encoding nicotinate phosphoribosyltransferase codes for MFDIVSSEAIREGRATDAYFDRTVAALEGADRNPRVVAEVTADQFPDGDFELLAGVKDAAHLLADLPIDADALPEGTLFDGGPVMRIEGKYLDFARYETSLLGFLSHASGIATAALDARRAAPDSRLLSFGARHVHPSMAAVVERSALIAGFDGFSHVAAGDLLGREASGTMPHALVICFGPGEQERAWEAFDEAAPPKTPRIALCDTYTDETDEALRAARAIDLDGVRLDTTGSRRGDFRHIAREVRWRLDQAGFEDVEIFLSGGLDPDALADLRDVADGFGVGGYVSNADPVDFALDISEVEGEPWGKRGKLPGKKEVYRTPDGGHRVRRADEPAPADGEALLSPLVRDGKIVREFDLDDAVARAKRDAALVNFGDGA; via the coding sequence ATGTTCGACATCGTCTCGTCCGAGGCCATCCGCGAGGGGCGGGCCACGGACGCCTACTTCGACCGGACGGTCGCCGCGCTGGAGGGGGCCGACCGGAACCCGCGCGTCGTCGCCGAGGTGACGGCGGACCAGTTCCCCGACGGCGACTTCGAGTTGCTCGCGGGCGTGAAGGACGCCGCCCACCTGCTCGCCGACCTCCCGATCGACGCCGACGCGCTCCCCGAGGGGACGCTGTTCGACGGCGGGCCGGTCATGCGCATCGAGGGGAAGTACCTCGACTTCGCGCGCTACGAGACCTCCCTCCTCGGCTTCCTCTCGCACGCGAGCGGCATCGCGACCGCCGCGCTCGACGCCCGGCGGGCGGCCCCCGATTCGAGGTTGCTCTCGTTCGGCGCGCGCCACGTCCACCCGTCGATGGCCGCCGTCGTGGAGCGCTCGGCGCTGATCGCGGGCTTCGACGGCTTCTCGCACGTCGCCGCCGGCGACCTGCTCGGCCGCGAGGCGAGCGGGACGATGCCCCACGCGCTCGTCATCTGCTTCGGCCCCGGCGAGCAGGAGCGGGCGTGGGAGGCGTTCGACGAGGCGGCCCCCCCGAAGACTCCCCGCATCGCCCTCTGTGACACCTACACCGACGAGACGGACGAGGCGCTGCGCGCCGCCCGGGCGATCGATCTCGACGGCGTGCGCCTCGACACGACCGGCTCCCGGCGGGGCGACTTCCGCCACATCGCCCGCGAGGTGCGCTGGCGGCTCGATCAGGCGGGCTTCGAGGACGTAGAGATCTTCCTCTCGGGGGGGCTCGACCCCGACGCGCTGGCGGACCTCCGCGACGTGGCGGACGGCTTCGGCGTCGGCGGCTACGTCAGCAACGCGGACCCCGTGGACTTCGCGCTCGACATCTCCGAGGTGGAGGGAGAGCCGTGGGGCAAGCGAGGGAAGCTCCCCGGGAAGAAGGAGGTCTACCGGACGCCCGACGGCGGCCACCGCGTCCGGCGCGCCGACGAACCCGCGCCCGCGGACGGTGAGGCGCTGCTCTCCCCGCTCGTCCGCGACGGCAAGATCGTCCGCGAGTTCGACCTCGACGACGCGGTCGCCCGGGCGAAGCGGGACGCCGCCCTCGTGAACTTCGGCGACGGGGCCTAA
- a CDS encoding terminase large subunit domain-containing protein, with protein MSPTPTERQLRSELASLDPPTESATAPDVAIEWGEPAPTDRPDGMAWAVASEPAADAPATLTYDLWSAQQDCLAALDAGDADIVAFLAGYGSGKTVFGARWLLAQALAHPGSRFLAVGVDFQKARDTTYPKLFAALPGERTTLVTTGFNGPENSPLVADYNRQQHRLTLVNDSVITLGSADKYSRYAGAEFGAVWMDEPSHYGDELHDLVGMITTRLRGVAGPKVQLWTLTGEGYNAAWEILEQRQDADGEPIGLDIKVVRASVLDNPYLTDGEKARFKRKYAGTGKEQQALHGGFAAATGLVYSSFSRETNVLSHAEALDRLNDTDEWRIYGYDAGWNDPRVLLEAGQTPYGQIVVLDEFYRSETHVEDVIGWLRRHDKPQGFIVCEHEPADITKFRQAGYRAERANKSLDAGIAEVRWRFESDGEGRPGLLISDRCQHLIRELLSYKETHVRTATAEDHAADALRYLIMGEEAVERERERRESLPGPESRRRSGVTTF; from the coding sequence ATGTCGCCCACCCCGACCGAACGACAACTGCGTAGCGAACTCGCGTCGCTTGACCCGCCAACCGAATCGGCGACCGCCCCCGACGTCGCCATCGAGTGGGGCGAGCCCGCGCCGACCGACCGTCCCGACGGCATGGCGTGGGCCGTCGCCTCGGAGCCGGCCGCCGACGCCCCCGCCACACTCACCTACGACCTGTGGAGCGCCCAACAGGACTGCCTCGCCGCCCTCGACGCGGGCGACGCCGATATCGTCGCGTTCCTCGCCGGGTACGGCAGCGGGAAGACCGTGTTCGGCGCGCGGTGGCTCCTCGCGCAGGCGCTCGCGCATCCCGGCTCGCGCTTTCTCGCCGTGGGCGTCGACTTTCAGAAAGCACGTGATACGACGTATCCGAAGCTGTTCGCCGCCCTCCCCGGCGAGCGTACCACGCTTGTCACGACCGGGTTCAACGGGCCGGAGAATAGTCCGCTCGTCGCCGATTACAACCGCCAACAGCACCGCCTCACGCTCGTCAACGATTCGGTCATCACGCTCGGGAGTGCGGACAAGTACTCGCGGTATGCCGGTGCAGAATTCGGCGCGGTATGGATGGATGAACCCAGTCACTATGGCGACGAACTGCACGACCTCGTCGGCATGATTACCACGCGGCTCCGGGGCGTCGCCGGGCCGAAGGTGCAGCTATGGACGCTCACCGGTGAGGGGTATAACGCGGCGTGGGAAATCCTCGAACAACGCCAGGACGCTGACGGCGAGCCGATCGGCCTTGATATCAAGGTAGTCCGGGCGTCGGTACTCGATAATCCATATCTCACCGACGGTGAGAAAGCGCGGTTCAAGCGCAAGTACGCGGGGACCGGCAAGGAACAGCAAGCGTTGCATGGCGGGTTCGCGGCGGCGACAGGCCTCGTCTACTCGTCATTCTCCCGCGAGACGAACGTCCTGTCTCATGCGGAGGCGCTTGACCGCCTCAATGACACTGACGAATGGCGCATCTACGGGTATGACGCCGGGTGGAACGACCCGCGCGTGCTCCTAGAGGCGGGACAGACGCCTTACGGCCAGATCGTCGTCCTTGACGAGTTTTACCGGAGTGAGACACACGTGGAGGATGTGATTGGGTGGCTCCGTCGTCATGACAAACCGCAAGGCTTCATCGTCTGTGAGCACGAACCTGCAGATATCACCAAATTTCGGCAGGCGGGCTACCGTGCTGAGCGGGCGAACAAATCGCTTGACGCGGGGATTGCAGAGGTCCGGTGGCGCTTCGAATCGGACGGCGAGGGACGCCCCGGCCTACTCATCTCCGATCGGTGCCAGCACCTCATTCGCGAGCTGTTGAGCTACAAGGAAACGCACGTCAGGACCGCGACGGCGGAAGATCACGCTGCAGACGCCCTCCGTTATCTCATCATGGGTGAGGAGGCAGTTGAGCGCGAACGTGAGCGGCGTGAGTCCCTACCAGGTCCGGAGAGTCGGCGGCGTTCCGGTGTTACGACGTTCTAA